In Populus trichocarpa isolate Nisqually-1 chromosome 12, P.trichocarpa_v4.1, whole genome shotgun sequence, a genomic segment contains:
- the LOC7487086 gene encoding uncharacterized protein LOC7487086, translated as MDARRATTTVPRVRQVGFFTPNAPPAQPSRTQSFPRDSSSPPLSNSPASNSLSPVMIPPPRHLSDNLVHRATSPLPVPEPPAFRRPIRSHHVAVVGSYNPSESLLGSSPPLASPSSRVIGDGDFSEESSAGWFRRSNSAKFASSFSGGFDLTSVKSSETMGFHQVKKPVVAQLKEEKSGASAVVEPQINKGLSSSPSTKPSKEKTTKAERRALQEAQRAAKAAAKAMTVSEGVSTSKPVKQQPAQKKDAPPPASSIAASDRKGGERSMEKERRKDIPAPRMQFDDRSRVQKAKKRAVVNQSEARNRVELFRHLPQYEHGTQLPDLESKFFQLDPMHPAVYKVGLQYLAGDISGGNARCIAMLQAFQEVIKDYSTPPEKSLTRDLTAKISSFVSFFIECRPFSMSMGNAIRFLKSRIAKLPLTVSESEAKASLCADIDRFINEKIVLADNVIIRHAVTKITDGDVLLTYGSSCVVEMILLYAHELGKRFHVVIVDSHPKLEGQALLRRLVGKGLRCTYTHINAVSYIMHEVTRVFLGSSSVLSNGTVYSRVGTACVAMVAHAFHVPVLICCEAYKFHERVLLDSICSNELGDPNAISKVPGRMDINFLDDLTNKDDLQLLNLMYDATPSEYVSMIITDYGMIPPTSVPVIVREYGREHLWIQ; from the exons ATGGACGCGCGTAGAGCCACCACCACTGTCCCCAGGGTACGGCAAGTTGGATTCTTCACGCCCAATGCGCCGCCTGCTCAGCCGAGTCGGACTCAGTCCTTCCCTCGCGATTCGAGCTCACCACCTCTCTCCAACTCTCCTGCAAGCAACTCCTTATCACCCGTAATGATTCCTCCGCCACGTCACCTTTCCGATAACCTCGTTCACCGCGCAACCTCACCTCTCCCCGTCCCTGAACCCCCCGCCTTCCGCCGCCCTATCCGCAGCCACCACGTGGCGGTAGTCGGGAGCTACAATCCATCGGAGTCGCTCCTCGGCTCGTCGCCTCCGCTGGCTTCCCCGTCTAGTCGAGTGATTGGAGATGGAGACTTCTCGGAGGAGTCGTCTGCTGGTTGGTTTCGGAGGAGTAATTCGGCGAAATTCGCTTCGAGTTTTAGCGGCGGGTTTGACTTGACGTCTGTGAAGTCATCAGAGACTATGGGATTTCATCAAGTTAAAAAACCTGTTGTCGCTCAACTCAAAG AGGAGAAAAGTGGAGCTTCTGCTGTTGTGGAACCTCAGATAAATAAAGGGCTTTCTTCTTCTCCGAGTACAAAACCATCGaaagagaaaacaacaaaagCTGAACGGCGTGCCTTGCAGGAAGCTCAACGTGCTGCAAAAGCTGCTGCtaaag CTATGACTGTGTCTGAGGGAGTATCTACTAGTAAACCTGTGAAGCAGCAGCCAGCACAGAAGAAAGATGCTCCCCCACCTGCATCTTCAATTGCAGCTTCTGATAGGAAAGGAGGTGAACGTTCTATGGAAAAAGAGAGGAGGAAAGATATCCCTGCACCACGAATGCAATTTGATGACAGAAGTCGTGTGCAAAAGGCTAAAAAGCGTGCAGTGGTCAATCAAAGTGAAGCTAGGAATAGGGTTGAGTTGTTTCGACACTTACCGCAGTATGAACATGGAACTCAGCTTCCTGACCTTGAGTCGAAATTTTTCCAACTTGATCCTATGCATCCAGCTGTTTACAAG GTTGGCCTACAGTATTTGGCTGGGGATATCTCTGGAGGTAATGCTCGATGTATTGCAATGCTTCAGGCATTTCAGGAAGTCATTAAAGACTATTCCACACCACCTGAGAAATCTCTTACTAGAGACTTAACTGCAAAAATCAGtagttttgtttccttttttatagAATGCCGACCATTTTCTATGAGCATGGGAAACGCAATTAGGTTTCTCAAGAGTCGGATTGCGAAGTTGCCTTTAACTGTTTCTGAATCAGAAGCAAAAGCCTCCCTTTGTGCAGATATTGATCGTTTCATAAATGAGAAGATAGTACTTGCTGACAATGTGATAATTAGGCATGCTGTTACCAAGATCACGGATGGGGATGTTCTTCTCACATATGGATCATCATGTGTCGTTGAGATGATTCTGTTATATGCCCATGAGCTTGGGAAACGGTTCCATGTTGTTATAGTGGACTCTCATCCGAAACTTGAGGGCCAAGCCCTACTCCGTAGACTGGTCGGAAAGGGACTGAGGTGTACATATACTCACATAAATGCTGTTTCTTATATCATGCATGAAGTTACTCGAGTTTTCTTGGGCTCTTCCTCAGTATTATCTAATGGAACTGTGTATTCGCGGGTTGGGACTGCATGTGTTGCCATGGTTGCTCATGCATTCCATGTTCCAGTCTTAATATGCTGTGAAGCCTATAAATTTCATGAAAGAGTACTGCTTGATTCAATCTGTTCAAATGAATTAG GTGATCCAAATGCTATTTCAAAGGTTCCTGGAAGAATGGATATTAATTTCCTGGATGATCTGACCAATAAGGATGATCTGCAGCTTCTAAATTTGAT GTATGATGCCACTCCTTCGGAATATGTCTCAATGATCATCACTGATTATGGGATG ATCCCACCCACAAGTGTGCCTGTCATTGTGCGCGAGTATGGGAGGGAGCACCTGTGGATACAGTAA